The Streptomyces cynarae genome contains a region encoding:
- a CDS encoding DUF4287 domain-containing protein, protein MSQVFSEETHRNLLARIPHCTGREVSDWLRTVDEGPALCFEEKVSWLRHEHNLAYGHAKAIIHEYDLRRAARKLM, encoded by the coding sequence ATGTCCCAAGTCTTCTCCGAGGAGACCCATCGCAACCTGCTCGCCCGTATCCCCCACTGCACCGGTCGTGAAGTGTCCGACTGGCTGCGAACCGTCGACGAAGGCCCCGCTCTCTGCTTCGAGGAGAAGGTCAGCTGGCTCCGGCACGAGCACAATCTCGCGTACGGCCACGCCAAGGCGATCATCCACGAGTACGACCTGAGGAGGGCCGCGCGCAAACTCATGTGA
- a CDS encoding Bax inhibitor-1/YccA family protein — translation MRSSNPVFSRRGFSRDNGYAGFNTAPQAGGAAVGTQGNPYAQDPYAGGNPYAQNPYAQNPYGQQTQYGAPPQAPAAPGRMTMDDVVMRSAMTLGTVAVGAILAWALLPVSSTSFGLAFGSALVAFVLAMVQSFKRTPSPALILGYAAFEGVFLGVISEMYNAQWHGAPFQAVLGTMAVSGATLLVYRAGWIRVTARYARIGMAIAIAFVLTMAVNLLLVAFGVAPDGGLRSMGPLGALVGVIAILLGAFFLTLDFKQIEDGIAYGAPREEAWLAAFGLTMTLVWIYVEMLRLVAIFSSND, via the coding sequence ATGAGGAGCAGCAACCCGGTCTTCTCGCGACGGGGGTTCAGCCGCGACAACGGCTACGCGGGCTTCAACACCGCGCCGCAGGCCGGGGGAGCCGCCGTCGGCACGCAGGGCAACCCGTACGCGCAGGATCCCTACGCGGGCGGCAACCCCTATGCGCAGAACCCCTACGCGCAGAACCCGTACGGACAGCAGACGCAGTACGGCGCCCCGCCGCAGGCCCCGGCCGCCCCCGGCCGGATGACGATGGACGACGTCGTCATGCGCTCGGCGATGACGCTCGGCACGGTCGCCGTCGGCGCGATTCTCGCCTGGGCGCTGCTGCCGGTCTCGTCCACCAGCTTCGGCCTCGCGTTCGGTTCCGCGCTGGTCGCGTTCGTCCTGGCGATGGTGCAGTCCTTCAAGCGCACGCCGTCGCCCGCGCTGATCCTGGGATATGCCGCCTTCGAGGGCGTCTTCCTCGGTGTCATCAGCGAGATGTACAACGCGCAGTGGCACGGCGCACCGTTCCAGGCCGTGCTCGGCACGATGGCGGTCTCGGGCGCGACCCTGCTCGTCTACAGGGCGGGCTGGATCCGCGTCACCGCCCGGTACGCCCGGATCGGCATGGCCATCGCCATCGCCTTCGTCCTGACCATGGCGGTCAACCTGCTGCTGGTCGCGTTCGGCGTCGCGCCGGACGGCGGGCTGCGCAGCATGGGCCCGCTGGGCGCTCTGGTCGGTGTCATCGCGATCCTGCTCGGCGCGTTCTTCCTGACGCTCGACTTCAAGCAGATCGAGGACGGGATCGCGTACGGGGCACCGCGCGAGGAGGCCTGGCTGGCGGCGTTCGGCCTGACCATGACCCTCGTGTGGATCTACGTGGAGATGCTGCGGCTCGTCGCGATCTTCAGTAGCAACGACTAG
- a CDS encoding 4-hydroxybenzoate 3-monooxygenase — protein MRTTVGIIGAGPAGLLLARLLHNAGIDSVVLEARDRAYVERRQRAGILEQGSVDVLRAAGAGERMDREGLRHDGIELRFARRRHRVDFPTLTGGRSVMVYAQTEVCKDLIALQLKEGGPLLFEAEALAVEGVDGHSPRVRFRHEGSEDVLECEYVVGCDGFWGVSRKAVPAGLSRVFEYTYPFGWLGVLADVAPSHDELVYARHDRGFALLSMRPPATRHHPSKEVASLPIESFVSRLYLQVPAGTDAEEWADEEIWDELERRLETADGWTLARGPITSKSVTPMRSYVHEPMRHGRLFLAGDAAHIVPPTGAKGLNLAVGDVVTFARALTHQQETGSDDLLDAYSETCLRRVWQAERFSYEMTTLLHRAPDATPFDDRMQLARLERLTTSRAAETDLADGYTGFPLE, from the coding sequence ATGCGTACCACCGTCGGCATCATCGGAGCGGGGCCCGCCGGGCTACTGCTCGCGCGGCTGCTGCACAACGCCGGCATCGACTCCGTCGTGCTGGAGGCCCGCGACCGGGCCTATGTCGAGCGGCGCCAGCGGGCCGGGATCCTGGAGCAGGGGTCCGTCGACGTGCTGCGGGCCGCCGGGGCGGGCGAGCGCATGGACCGTGAGGGGCTGCGGCACGACGGGATCGAGCTGCGTTTCGCGCGCCGCCGCCACCGTGTCGACTTCCCCACGCTCACCGGCGGCCGCTCCGTGATGGTGTACGCCCAGACCGAGGTCTGCAAGGACCTCATCGCGCTCCAGCTCAAGGAGGGCGGCCCGCTGCTGTTCGAGGCCGAGGCGCTCGCCGTCGAGGGCGTCGACGGCCACAGCCCGCGGGTGCGCTTCAGGCACGAGGGGAGCGAGGACGTCCTGGAGTGCGAGTACGTCGTCGGGTGCGACGGCTTCTGGGGCGTGTCCCGCAAGGCGGTTCCCGCCGGACTGTCCCGCGTCTTCGAATATACGTACCCATTCGGCTGGCTCGGCGTCCTCGCCGATGTCGCACCCTCGCACGACGAACTCGTCTACGCCCGCCACGACCGCGGCTTCGCCCTGCTGAGCATGCGCCCGCCCGCCACCCGCCACCACCCTTCCAAGGAAGTCGCCTCGCTCCCCATCGAATCCTTCGTCTCCAGGCTCTACCTCCAGGTGCCGGCGGGCACGGACGCCGAGGAGTGGGCCGACGAGGAGATCTGGGACGAGCTGGAGCGCCGCCTCGAGACCGCCGACGGCTGGACACTCGCCCGGGGCCCCATCACCTCCAAGTCGGTCACTCCGATGCGCAGTTACGTCCACGAGCCGATGCGTCACGGCCGGCTCTTCCTCGCCGGCGACGCCGCCCACATCGTGCCGCCCACCGGCGCCAAGGGGCTCAATCTCGCCGTCGGCGACGTCGTCACCTTCGCGCGGGCGCTGACGCACCAGCAGGAGACGGGCTCCGACGACCTTCTCGACGCCTACTCCGAGACCTGTCTGCGCCGCGTCTGGCAGGCCGAGCGGTTCTCGTACGAGATGACCACGCTGCTGCACCGCGCCCCGGACGCCACGCCGTTCGACGACCGCATGCAACTGGCCCGGCTCGAACGGCTCACCACCTCGCGCGCAGCCGAGACCGACCTCGCGGACGGGTACACGGGCTTCCCGCTGGAGTGA
- a CDS encoding ABC transporter ATP-binding protein has translation MTSTSLADRTTAVAARATDLSKVYGQGETQVVALDRVTVDFQQARFTAIMGPSGSGKSTLMHCVAGLDSFSSGSVRVGDVELGALKDKQLTKLRRDKIGFIFQAFNLLPTLTALENITLPMDIAGRKPDKQWLDTVIQMVGLSGRLSHRPAQLSGGQQQRVAVARALASKPDIIFGDEPTGNLDSRSGAEVLGFLRNSVRELGQTVVMVTHDPVAAAYADRVIFLADGRIVDELHGPSAEGVLDRMKRFDAKGRTS, from the coding sequence GTGACCAGCACCTCCCTCGCCGACCGGACCACCGCGGTGGCCGCCCGCGCCACGGACCTGTCGAAGGTCTACGGTCAGGGCGAGACCCAGGTGGTGGCCCTGGACCGGGTCACCGTCGACTTCCAGCAGGCCCGGTTCACAGCGATCATGGGACCCTCGGGCTCCGGCAAGTCCACGCTGATGCACTGCGTCGCCGGGCTCGACTCCTTCTCCTCCGGTTCGGTGCGCGTCGGTGACGTCGAGTTGGGCGCGCTGAAGGACAAGCAGCTCACCAAGTTGCGCCGGGACAAGATCGGGTTCATCTTCCAGGCGTTCAACCTGCTGCCGACGCTGACCGCGCTGGAGAACATCACCCTTCCGATGGACATCGCGGGCCGCAAGCCGGACAAGCAGTGGCTGGACACCGTGATCCAGATGGTCGGCCTGTCGGGCCGGCTGAGCCACCGGCCCGCACAGCTGTCCGGTGGTCAGCAGCAGCGCGTGGCGGTCGCGCGGGCGCTCGCGTCCAAGCCGGACATCATCTTCGGCGACGAGCCCACCGGGAACCTGGACTCCCGGTCGGGCGCGGAGGTGCTGGGCTTTCTACGGAACTCCGTACGGGAGTTGGGGCAGACGGTGGTGATGGTCACCCATGACCCGGTGGCCGCGGCGTACGCGGACCGGGTGATCTTCCTGGCGGACGGGCGGATCGTGGACGAGCTGCACGGGCCGAGTGCGGAGGGGGTGCTGGACCGCATGAAGCGGTTCGACGCGAAGGGCCGCACGTCCTGA
- a CDS encoding ABC transporter permease yields MFRTALRNVLAHKARLLMTVLAVMLGVAFVSGTLVFTNTISNAYQKSSAKGFDHVDVAIQPESRNDTRDTIGKEPKLTQALLHKAAEVHGADSAVGVVSGFTAVAGKDGKLIGNGFQSQGGNYWGDKDPRYPLVGGHAPKGQDEVLVDSHTAQRAGFEVGDTARLSIDGPVLTPRIAGIFATDDGNVAAGGSLVLFDTATAQRLFHKAGAYDEIDVKAAPGTSQTALQDAVDAVLPKDVASTTTGKQLADDQATRIAEQTSSLRSSLLVFAGIALFVGTFIIANTFTMLVAQRTKELALLRAVGASRRQVTRSVLIEAFVVGAVAAVTGLVAGIGIGAGLRSLMGRLGGSVPDGPLVISPGTVATALAVGILITMLAAWLPGRRAAKIPPVAAMSSVHAKATTKSLVLRNTLGALLAAAGVVTVLYATTLDDTSDAQAPMGLGAALLVVGVFVLTPLLSRPLIAAAAPVLRVFGVAGKLARQNSVRNPRRTAATASALMVGLTLITGLTVMAGSLQTAIDKMASSAIKADYVVSMANRYPLSPGVEKTLKSTDGVTATSPLRNAPSRIDGQTEYLTGVNGATIGELTDLKLDDGTFKVGGTQVVVDDDTARSHHWTAGSRFTVSYEDGGRQQLTITGVYQGTEMMRGIMLDNATLSPHQSDPSDMQVMVKTSGGASSSAKDRLVKALGDNPAIEVQDKKDISNSVAQVFTLMLNILYGLLAMAVIVAVLGVINTLAMSVFERAQEIGMLRAIGLDRKGIKRMVRLESLVISLFGGVLGIGLGVFFGWAAGELLGTKMATYELVLPWARMAVFLLLAAVVGVLAALWPARRAARLNMLTAIKSE; encoded by the coding sequence ATGTTCCGTACCGCCCTGCGCAACGTGCTCGCGCACAAGGCCAGGCTGCTCATGACCGTGCTCGCCGTGATGCTCGGCGTGGCGTTCGTGTCGGGCACCCTGGTCTTCACCAACACCATCTCGAACGCCTACCAGAAGAGCTCCGCCAAGGGCTTCGACCACGTGGACGTGGCCATCCAGCCCGAGAGCCGCAACGACACCCGCGACACCATCGGCAAGGAGCCGAAGCTGACACAGGCGCTGCTCCACAAGGCGGCCGAGGTGCACGGCGCCGACAGCGCCGTCGGGGTCGTCAGCGGCTTCACCGCCGTCGCCGGCAAGGACGGCAAGCTCATCGGCAACGGCTTCCAGTCCCAGGGCGGGAACTACTGGGGCGACAAGGACCCGCGGTACCCGCTCGTCGGCGGGCACGCGCCCAAGGGGCAGGACGAGGTCCTCGTCGACTCCCACACCGCGCAGCGCGCCGGCTTCGAGGTCGGGGACACCGCGCGGCTCTCCATCGACGGTCCCGTGCTGACGCCGAGGATCGCCGGCATCTTCGCCACCGACGACGGCAACGTCGCCGCCGGAGGCAGCCTCGTCCTCTTCGACACGGCCACCGCCCAGCGGCTGTTCCACAAGGCCGGCGCGTACGACGAGATCGATGTGAAGGCCGCCCCTGGCACCAGCCAGACCGCGCTGCAGGACGCGGTCGACGCCGTCCTGCCCAAGGACGTCGCCTCCACCACCACTGGCAAGCAGCTCGCCGACGACCAGGCCACGCGAATCGCCGAGCAGACGAGCAGCCTGCGCAGCTCGCTGCTGGTCTTCGCGGGGATCGCGCTGTTCGTCGGCACGTTCATCATCGCCAACACCTTCACGATGCTGGTCGCCCAGCGCACCAAGGAGCTGGCACTGCTGCGGGCGGTCGGCGCCTCCCGCCGTCAGGTCACCCGGTCCGTGCTCATCGAGGCGTTCGTGGTCGGCGCGGTCGCGGCCGTCACCGGGCTCGTCGCCGGCATCGGTATCGGCGCGGGCCTGCGATCCCTGATGGGCAGGCTCGGCGGCAGCGTTCCGGACGGGCCGCTCGTCATCTCCCCCGGCACGGTCGCCACCGCCCTCGCCGTCGGCATCCTGATCACGATGCTGGCCGCCTGGCTGCCCGGCCGCCGCGCCGCGAAGATCCCGCCGGTCGCCGCGATGAGCAGCGTCCACGCGAAGGCCACCACCAAGTCCCTCGTCCTGCGGAACACACTGGGCGCCCTGCTGGCCGCCGCCGGGGTCGTCACCGTCCTGTACGCCACCACGCTGGACGACACCTCCGACGCCCAGGCCCCGATGGGACTCGGCGCGGCCCTCCTGGTCGTCGGCGTCTTCGTCCTCACACCGCTGCTGTCCCGCCCGCTGATCGCGGCCGCCGCGCCCGTCCTGCGCGTCTTCGGTGTCGCGGGCAAGCTGGCCCGGCAGAACTCGGTGCGCAACCCGCGCCGTACCGCGGCCACCGCCTCCGCCCTGATGGTCGGCCTGACCCTGATCACCGGTCTGACCGTGATGGCGGGCAGTCTTCAGACCGCGATCGACAAGATGGCGTCCTCCGCGATCAAGGCGGACTACGTGGTGTCCATGGCGAACCGCTACCCGCTCTCTCCCGGCGTCGAGAAGACCCTGAAGTCGACCGACGGCGTCACCGCGACCAGCCCGCTGCGCAACGCGCCCTCCCGCATCGACGGACAGACCGAGTACCTGACCGGTGTGAACGGCGCCACCATCGGCGAGCTGACGGACCTGAAGCTCGACGACGGCACCTTCAAGGTCGGCGGCACCCAGGTCGTCGTCGACGACGACACCGCCAGGTCCCACCACTGGACGGCCGGATCGCGGTTCACGGTGTCGTACGAGGACGGCGGGAGGCAGCAGCTGACCATCACCGGTGTCTACCAGGGCACTGAGATGATGCGCGGCATCATGCTGGACAACGCGACGCTCTCCCCGCACCAGAGCGACCCGTCCGACATGCAGGTGATGGTGAAGACGTCCGGCGGCGCCTCGTCCTCGGCCAAGGACCGGCTGGTGAAGGCCCTCGGCGACAACCCGGCCATCGAGGTGCAGGACAAGAAGGACATCTCCAACAGCGTCGCGCAGGTCTTCACGCTGATGCTGAACATCCTCTACGGCCTGCTCGCCATGGCGGTGATCGTCGCCGTCCTCGGTGTCATCAACACCCTCGCCATGTCCGTCTTCGAGCGTGCACAGGAGATCGGGATGCTGCGCGCGATCGGCCTGGACCGCAAGGGCATCAAGCGGATGGTCCGTCTGGAGTCCCTCGTCATCTCGCTGTTCGGCGGGGTGCTCGGCATCGGGCTCGGTGTGTTCTTCGGCTGGGCGGCCGGTGAACTGCTCGGCACGAAGATGGCGACGTACGAACTGGTCCTGCCCTGGGCCCGGATGGCCGTGTTCCTCCTGCTGGCGGCGGTGGTCGGCGTCCTGGCCGCGCTGTGGCCGGCCCGGCGCGCGGCGCGCCTGAACATGCTGACGGCGATCAAGTCCGAGTAG
- a CDS encoding SAM-dependent methyltransferase — MADAAPRLKSLVEQIVGAPLPVRVRAWDGSEAGPPGAPVLVVRNRRALRRLLWKPGELGLARAWVAGDLGIDGDLYTALDLMAGLIWERGEDARTLTQALRDPEVRAAVRGLVKLAGPFPPPAPPREEARRVRGHLHTRRTDKRAISHHYDVGNDFYEIVLGPSMVYSCAYWESPDDTLENAQRDKLELVCRKLDLKPGQRLLDVGCGWGSMAIHAAREHGVSVVGVTLSQEQAAYARKRVADEGLTDRVEIRVQDYRDVADGPYDAISSIGMAEHVGAERYLEYARALHALLKPGGRLLNHQIARRPEQDESAYSVDAFIDAYVFPDGELAPIGTTVTQLERAGFEVRDVESLREHYGLTLRRWVANLEAEWVRAQALTSPGRARVWRLYMAASALAFERNRIGVNQVLAVRTPESGASGMPLRARTWGA, encoded by the coding sequence ATGGCAGACGCCGCGCCGCGGCTGAAGAGCCTCGTCGAACAGATCGTGGGAGCCCCGCTCCCCGTGCGCGTCCGCGCCTGGGACGGCTCCGAGGCAGGGCCTCCGGGCGCTCCCGTCCTCGTCGTGCGCAACCGCCGCGCCCTGCGCCGCCTGCTGTGGAAGCCGGGCGAACTGGGCCTCGCCCGCGCCTGGGTCGCCGGGGACCTGGGCATCGACGGCGACCTGTACACCGCCCTCGACCTGATGGCCGGCCTGATCTGGGAACGCGGCGAGGACGCCCGCACCCTCACCCAGGCGCTCCGCGACCCCGAGGTCCGCGCCGCCGTCCGCGGACTCGTGAAGCTGGCCGGGCCCTTCCCGCCGCCCGCACCGCCCCGTGAGGAGGCGCGCAGGGTCCGCGGCCACCTGCACACCCGGCGCACCGACAAACGCGCCATCAGCCACCACTACGACGTCGGCAACGACTTCTACGAGATCGTCCTCGGCCCGTCCATGGTGTACTCCTGCGCCTACTGGGAATCGCCGGACGACACCCTCGAGAACGCCCAGCGCGACAAGCTGGAACTCGTCTGCCGCAAGCTCGACCTGAAGCCCGGTCAGCGCCTCCTCGACGTCGGCTGCGGCTGGGGGTCCATGGCCATCCACGCCGCCCGCGAGCACGGCGTGAGCGTCGTCGGCGTCACCCTCTCCCAGGAGCAGGCCGCCTACGCCCGCAAGCGGGTCGCCGACGAGGGACTCACCGACCGCGTCGAGATCCGGGTGCAGGACTACCGCGACGTCGCCGACGGCCCCTACGACGCCATCTCCTCCATCGGCATGGCGGAACACGTCGGCGCGGAGAGATACCTGGAGTACGCCCGCGCTCTGCACGCCCTGCTCAAGCCCGGCGGGCGGCTGCTCAACCACCAGATCGCCCGTCGTCCCGAGCAGGACGAGTCCGCGTACTCCGTCGACGCGTTCATCGACGCCTACGTCTTCCCCGACGGCGAACTGGCCCCCATCGGCACCACGGTGACCCAGCTGGAGCGCGCCGGGTTCGAGGTCCGCGACGTGGAGTCGCTGCGCGAGCACTACGGCCTCACCCTGCGCCGCTGGGTCGCCAACCTGGAGGCCGAGTGGGTGCGGGCGCAAGCGCTCACCAGCCCCGGCCGGGCCCGCGTCTGGCGCCTGTACATGGCGGCCTCCGCCCTCGCCTTCGAACGCAACCGCATCGGCGTCAACCAGGTCCTCGCGGTGCGGACACCGGAGTCGGGCGCGTCCGGGATGCCGCTGCGGGCGCGCACCTGGGGCGCGTGA
- a CDS encoding NAD(P)/FAD-dependent oxidoreductase → MSTTERPRILVVGGGYVGLYAARRILKKMRYGEATVTVVDPRSYMTYQPFLPEAAAGSISPRHVVVPLRRVLPKAEVLTGRVTTIDQDRKVATIAPLVGEAYELPFDYLVIALGAVSRTFPIPGLAEQGIGMKGIEESIGLRNHVLEQLDKADSTTDEEIRRKALTFVFIGGGFAGAETIGEVEDMARDAAKYYKNVSREDMRFILVDAADKILPEVGPKLGKYGKEHLEGRGVEVYLSTSMESCVDGHVVLKNGLEVDSNTIVWTAGVKPNPALARFGLPLGPRGHVDCEPTLQVKGTDYIWAAGDNAQVPDLAARKAGVENAWCPPNAQHALRQARVLGDNVVSGMRGFPQKDYSHANKGAVAGLGLHKGVAMIVMGKMKIKLKGRLAWYMHRGYHGLAMPTWNRKIRVFADWTLAMFLKREVVSLGAIESPREEFYEAAKPAPVAAAPKSEEKAKAS, encoded by the coding sequence ATGAGCACCACGGAGCGTCCCAGGATCCTCGTAGTAGGCGGTGGGTACGTAGGCCTGTACGCAGCTCGTCGCATTCTGAAGAAGATGCGCTACGGCGAGGCGACCGTCACGGTCGTCGACCCGCGCTCGTACATGACCTACCAGCCCTTCCTCCCCGAAGCCGCCGCCGGCAGCATCTCCCCCCGGCACGTCGTCGTCCCGCTGCGACGCGTGCTGCCGAAGGCGGAGGTCCTCACCGGCCGGGTCACCACCATCGACCAGGACCGCAAGGTCGCCACGATCGCCCCGCTGGTCGGCGAGGCGTACGAGCTGCCCTTCGACTACCTGGTCATCGCGCTCGGCGCGGTCTCCCGCACCTTCCCGATCCCCGGCCTCGCCGAACAGGGCATCGGCATGAAGGGCATCGAGGAGTCCATCGGTCTGCGCAACCACGTTCTCGAGCAGCTCGACAAGGCCGACTCCACGACCGACGAGGAGATCCGCCGCAAGGCGCTCACCTTCGTCTTCATCGGCGGTGGCTTCGCCGGTGCCGAGACCATCGGCGAGGTCGAGGACATGGCCCGGGACGCGGCCAAGTACTACAAGAACGTGTCCCGCGAGGACATGCGCTTCATCCTCGTCGACGCCGCCGACAAGATCCTCCCCGAGGTCGGCCCCAAGCTCGGCAAGTACGGCAAGGAGCACCTCGAGGGCCGCGGCGTCGAGGTCTACCTGTCCACCTCCATGGAGTCCTGCGTCGACGGCCATGTGGTGCTGAAGAACGGCCTCGAGGTCGACTCCAACACCATCGTGTGGACCGCGGGCGTCAAGCCCAACCCGGCGCTGGCCCGCTTCGGGCTGCCGCTCGGCCCGCGCGGTCACGTCGACTGCGAGCCCACGCTCCAGGTCAAGGGCACGGACTACATCTGGGCCGCCGGTGACAACGCCCAGGTGCCCGACCTCGCCGCCCGCAAGGCCGGTGTGGAGAACGCCTGGTGCCCGCCCAACGCCCAGCACGCGCTGCGCCAGGCCAGGGTGCTCGGCGACAACGTGGTCTCCGGTATGCGGGGCTTCCCGCAGAAGGACTACAGCCACGCCAACAAGGGCGCGGTCGCGGGCCTCGGCCTGCACAAGGGCGTCGCGATGATCGTCATGGGCAAGATGAAGATCAAGCTCAAGGGCCGCCTCGCCTGGTACATGCACCGCGGCTACCACGGTCTGGCCATGCCGACCTGGAACCGGAAGATCCGCGTCTTCGCGGACTGGACGCTCGCCATGTTCCTCAAGCGTGAGGTCGTCTCGCTCGGCGCGATCGAGTCCCCGCGCGAGGAGTTCTACGAGGCCGCCAAGCCGGCCCCGGTCGCCGCCGCGCCCAAGTCGGAGGAGAAGGCCAAGGCCTCCTGA
- a CDS encoding Ppx/GppA phosphatase family protein: MTRVAAIDCGTNSIRLLVADATVSDSASGAGRTDELVDLERRMTIVRLGQGVDRTGRLAPEALERTFAACREYAEVIRKHGAERIRFVATSASRDAENRDEFVRGVVDILGVEPEVISGDQEAEFSFTGATRELMGRTDLATPFLVVDIGGGSTEFVVGDGHVRAARSVDIGCVRMTERHLVRDGAVTDPPTEEQIAAIRSDIEAALDLAEQTVPLREAHTLVGLAGSVTTVSAIAQDLPEYDSTRIHHSRISRDRVREITSALLHSTHAERAAIPSMHPGRVDVIGAGALVLLAIMERIDATEVVVSEHDILDGIAWSIA; encoded by the coding sequence GTGACGCGGGTCGCCGCCATCGACTGCGGTACGAACTCCATCCGGCTCCTGGTCGCGGACGCGACCGTGTCCGACAGCGCCTCTGGCGCGGGCAGGACCGATGAGCTGGTCGACCTGGAGCGGCGGATGACCATCGTCCGGCTGGGGCAGGGCGTGGACCGCACCGGACGCCTGGCGCCCGAGGCGCTGGAGCGCACGTTCGCCGCCTGCCGGGAGTACGCCGAGGTCATCAGGAAGCACGGCGCCGAGCGGATCCGCTTCGTCGCCACGTCCGCCTCCCGGGACGCGGAGAACCGGGACGAGTTCGTCCGCGGCGTGGTGGACATCCTCGGCGTCGAGCCGGAGGTCATCTCGGGCGACCAGGAGGCGGAGTTCTCCTTCACGGGCGCGACCCGGGAGCTGATGGGCCGCACGGATCTGGCCACACCGTTCCTGGTGGTGGACATCGGCGGCGGCTCCACGGAGTTCGTCGTCGGCGACGGCCACGTGCGCGCCGCGCGGTCCGTGGACATCGGCTGTGTCCGTATGACCGAACGCCACCTCGTGCGGGACGGGGCGGTCACCGACCCGCCGACCGAGGAGCAGATCGCGGCCATACGGTCCGACATCGAGGCCGCGCTGGACCTGGCGGAGCAGACGGTGCCGCTGCGGGAGGCGCACACGCTGGTGGGTCTCGCGGGGTCGGTCACCACGGTCTCGGCGATCGCCCAGGACCTCCCGGAGTACGACTCCACGCGGATCCACCACTCCCGGATCTCCCGCGACCGGGTCCGTGAGATCACGAGTGCGCTGCTCCACTCCACCCACGCCGAGCGTGCGGCGATCCCGTCGATGCACCCGGGCCGGGTGGACGTCATCGGCGCGGGCGCGCTCGTACTGCTGGCGATCATGGAACGGATCGACGCGACGGAGGTCGTGGTCAGCGAGCACGACATCCTCGACGGCATCGCCTGGTCGATCGCGTAA
- a CDS encoding DUF501 domain-containing protein, whose protein sequence is METPPPPTPRTEPTDADVEAVKQQLGRPPRGLRAIAHRCPCGQPDVVETAPRLPDGTPFPTTYYLTCPKAASAIGTLEADGVMKEMTERLATDPELAAAYRAAHEDYIARRDAIEVLEGFPSAGGMPDRVKCLHVLVAHSLAAGPGVNPLGDEAVAMLPEWWRKGSCVGAEVSEEDTK, encoded by the coding sequence ATGGAAACCCCTCCGCCGCCCACCCCGCGCACCGAGCCGACGGACGCGGACGTCGAGGCCGTCAAGCAGCAGCTCGGGCGCCCCCCGCGGGGGCTGCGCGCGATCGCGCACCGGTGCCCCTGCGGGCAGCCGGACGTCGTGGAGACGGCGCCGCGGCTCCCCGACGGCACCCCGTTCCCGACGACGTACTACCTGACGTGCCCGAAGGCCGCCTCCGCGATCGGCACGCTGGAGGCCGACGGCGTCATGAAGGAGATGACCGAGCGCCTGGCCACGGACCCGGAACTGGCCGCCGCCTACCGCGCCGCGCACGAGGACTACATCGCCCGCCGCGACGCCATCGAGGTCCTGGAGGGCTTCCCCAGCGCGGGCGGCATGCCGGACCGGGTGAAGTGCCTGCACGTCCTCGTGGCGCACTCCCTGGCGGCCGGACCGGGCGTCAACCCGCTCGGCGACGAGGCCGTCGCGATGCTGCCGGAGTGGTGGCGCAAGGGGTCGTGCGTGGGGGCCGAGGTTTCCGAGGAGGACACCAAGTGA
- a CDS encoding FtsB family cell division protein gives MAGKDRDRFSTATRLRLLGEQTAARVYRSQTRRQARRSRLTGRAALLALVLCSLIVALAYPMRQYVSQRGEIADLERQQEQARKRVEQLRDLKARWQDDAYAKQQIRQRLHYVMPGETGYIMIDPDAVKPSRADRTTAVRPWYAGLWDAVDRADKADRADGPTGERTAP, from the coding sequence ATGGCCGGGAAGGACCGCGACCGGTTCTCCACCGCGACCAGGCTCAGGCTGCTCGGCGAGCAGACGGCCGCCCGGGTCTACCGCTCCCAGACCCGGCGCCAGGCCCGCCGCTCCCGGCTCACCGGCCGCGCCGCGCTCCTCGCCCTCGTCCTGTGCTCGCTGATCGTGGCGCTGGCCTACCCGATGCGGCAGTACGTCTCCCAGCGCGGCGAGATCGCCGACCTGGAGCGGCAGCAGGAGCAGGCCCGCAAGCGCGTCGAACAGCTGCGTGACCTGAAGGCGCGCTGGCAGGACGACGCCTACGCGAAGCAGCAGATCCGGCAGCGGCTGCACTATGTGATGCCGGGGGAGACCGGCTACATCATGATCGACCCGGACGCGGTCAAGCCGTCGCGCGCGGACCGGACGACGGCCGTACGCCCCTGGTACGCCGGTCTCTGGGACGCGGTGGACAGGGCCGACAAGGCGGACAGGGCCGACGGTCCGACCGGTGAGCGCACCGCGCCCTGA